GGAAACCACCCGAATGGCGATCGGCATGAAGGCGTGGTCCTTGCCGCAAAGCTCGGAACACTGGCCATAATAAAGGCCTTCCTTCTCCGGCTTGAACCAGGTTTCGTTAAGGCGGCCCGGCACGGCATCGATCTTGACGCCGAAAGCGGGCATGGCGAAGGCGTGAATGACGTCCGTCGGAGCTGCCGTTACCAGAAGGCGAACGGTCTTGCCGACGGGAACGACCATTTCATTATCGACAGCGAGAAGACGCGGATAGCGGGCCTTGTCTTCCTTGCCCGCAGCGGCGCGGTCCTGGTCCTTCAGCAGATAGCTGTCGAAGGAGAGCGGCTCGGCGCCTTCGGCTGCGGCATATTCATAACTCCACAGCCATTGCGTGGCGGTCGCCTTCAGCGTCAGGTCTGGGTTTTCCGGTTGCGTCAGCTGTGCGTTCAGAAGATTGAACGAGGGGAAAGCGAGAAACAGAAGAATGAGAACCGGCGCCAGCGTCCAGACAACCTCGATCGCCGTGTTATGGCTGGTCTTGGACGCCACCGGATTTTTCGCGGCGCGGAATTTCAAGGCGACGATGATGAGCAGCGCAAGAACGAAAAGCGTAACCGGAACAATGAACCAAAGCGTATATTGTTCGAACCAGCGTATTTCGTGCATGATCGGCGTGGCTGCCTCCTGCATGCCCATTTGCCAATGCACCGGCTGATCGGCGTGGGCGCCGACAGCCGTGAGCAGACAGGTCATCCCCGCCAATGCTGCGTAAATCCTATTCCTCACGGTACCCTCTCCCTCACGCGCCTGATCCAGATCAATCACAGGCGCAGAATCCATGCTAATGGTAATAACTTCAAACCACAGTTTGCCCTCTGCCGCAATATGCGTCGGGACACGGAAGCGCCCCAATTTTGCCATTGAGCATTCCGCAGGCGACTTTCCCGCACCCTTTATGGGAGCTGCTCCGCCAGGCACGATTTCTAACGGCTCAGATGCGACAAAGCCGCGCTCGCCAGCCGGTTTGATCGCCGGATAGAGAATGACGAACCGGGAAAATCGCGGGCCCGCCCGGGCCGACAGGTCCTATTTCCGCCCAACTCGGCTGGAATTGAAGGCTCCAGGCTTTTTTTTCCGGATTATGGCGTCAAAATAGCCGCACTGATTCGAATCCCAGAGGTATCCATGCGTCTTTCCCCGCTCGCGCGCACTTTTCTTGCCGCCGCCGGTCTTGCCATCATCGCCCCCGCTGCAGCGGCGCTGGCGCAACAGCAGCCGCCCGGCACGCCAAAGTCGACGCATGGTGCGTGGTCCGTCATCTGCGACAAGCCGGCCGGCGCCTCTGAAGAGCAATGTGCGCTGATGCAGAATGTCATTGCCGACGACCGCCCGGAAGTGGGACTTTCGGTTGTCGTTCTGAAGACGGCCGATCGCAAGTCGCGCATCCTGCGCATCCTCGCGCCGCTCGGCGTGCTGTTGAAGGATGGCATGGAGCTCTATATCGACAATAATAACATCGGCCGCGCCTATTTCACCCGCTGCTTCTCCGAAGGCTGTTATGTGGAAGTCGATATTGACGACGAATTGCTGAAGGTTTTGCGCGCCGGCAAGAACGCGGTTTTCGCGCTGCGCGAAGCCGTGGATCAGGACCGCGTCGGCATTCCGATCGAGCTTTCCGGTTTTGCCGAAGGTTACGACGCGCTTCCTTGAGGCATCGCCGTTAAGGGGCAGCCTTGCGTCTGACCGCTCCAGTGCCTAAATCGGTCATGAACGATCATGACTGGAGCCTGAGATGACCGACGACCTTGTAAAACTCTTCGATTGCGATGAAACGCAATTGCGCAAGCTCGTTGGAGAGGCGCTTGCGGGCGCCGATGATGGCGAGTTGTTCATCGAACATGCGCAGGCGGAGTCGCTCACCTTCGACAATGGCCGTCTCAAGGGCGGCTCCTTTAACACCGACCAGGGTTTTGGCCTTCGCGCCGTCGCTGGCGAGACCGTCGGTTATGCCCATGCCGGCGAGCTTTCGCAAAGCGCGCTGAAACGTGCTTCCGACGCGGTGGGTGCTGTTACCAAAGGATATTCCGGCTCCTATGCCGCCGCACCGCAACGCACCAATAAAAAGCTTTATGGCGACGAAAACCCGATCGGCAGCCCCAGCTTCGAGGAGAAGGTGAAGCTCCTCACCGATATCGATGCCTATCTGCGTGACAAGGATCCGAATGTCCGGCAGGTGACGGCGACGATTTCCGCCAGCTGGCAGGTGGTGGATATTCTGCGCGCCGATGGCCATCGTGTCAGTGACGTCAGGCCGATGACCCGTATCAACATTTCCGTGGTCGCGGGCGAAGGCGACCGGCAGGAAAGCGGCTCCTACGGGATCGGCGGCCGGGTCGGTTTCGGCGATTTCATTACCACGGAAAACTGGCAGCGCGGTGCTGATGAAGCGCTGCGGCAGGCGCTCGTCAACCTCACGGCCATCGATGCGCCAGCGGGCACCATGGATGTCGTGCTGGGTTCCGGCTGGCCGGGTGTGATGCTGCATGAGGCCGTGGGTCACGGTCTGGAGGGCGATTTCAACCGCAAGAAGACATCCGCATTCGCTGGTCTGATGGGCGAGATGGTCGCCGCACCCGGTGTCACTGTCGTCGACGACGGCACGATCGACAGCCGGCGTGGTTCGCTTACCATCGACGACGAAGGCACGCCTTCAGGATATAATGTCTTGATCGAGAACGGCAGACTCGTCGGCTACATGCAGGACCGGCAGAACGCCCGGCTGATGGGTGCGAGGCCCACCGGCAACGGCCGCCGCCAGGGTTATGCCTATGTGCCGATGCCGCGCATGACCAATACCTACATGCTTTCCGGGGACAAAACGCCAGAAGAGATCATCACATCCGTCAAAAAGGGCATCTACGCCGTCTCCTTTGGTGGCGGTCAGGTGGATATTACCTCGGGCAAATTCGTGTTCGGCTGCACCGAGGCCTATCTCATCGAGAACGGCAAGATCGGTGCGCCGGTGAAGGGCGCGATGCTGATCGGCAACGGCCCGGATGCGATGAAGCGCGTATCGATGATCGGCAATGACTCCAAGCTCGATACCGGTATCGGCAATTGTGGCAAGGCCGGGCAATGGGTGCCGGTTGGCGTCGGCCAGCCGCACCTGCGCATGGACCAGATCACTGTGGGCGGCACGAAGGCGTAGGCCGTGGCTTTCGGGTGATTGCACTCGGTTGTCTCAATAGCGCGGACAAAACGACGTGGCACCCTATCCCCGGTCCCTCATTCCGGCCTTGAGCCGGAATGACGGCAGAAAGAGTTGCAGCCACACTGAGCCTGCCGGTGCCTTGCCAGCCCATGACCCCACACATGGCTGCCATGATGCTGTTTTTTCTGGCGCGCTGGCGCGAACGCGATAATATCAAGACTTATGGCGGGCCCCTCCTCCCATCCGGGGCCTGCGTGGCGAAGGAGACAACGACCATCATACGAAATGCCCTCGTTCCTGAACTTGCCGTCAGCGACTGGCAGAAGAGCCGCGCTTTTTATTGCGACCTGATTGGCTTCCATGTGGTTTACGAGCGCCCCGAAGAGGGCTTCACCTATCTGGCGCTGGGCGACGCAGAGCTGATGATTGACCAGATCGGTGCGACCCGGACCTTTGTGGCGGGCAATGCCTCGCTCGATGCGCCGTTGGGCCGCGGCATGAACCTGCAGATCGCCGTTCCCTCCCTGCAGCCCATTCTATTCCGGCTGGAGCGGTCTGCCATCGATCTCGTTATGCCGCTTGAGGAAAAGTGGTACAGGCGCGGCACGGTCGAAGTGGGGAACCGGCAATTCATCGTCGCCGATCCCGACGGGTATCTGATCCGCCCCTTCGAGAGCCTCGGCGAACGCCCCTTCCGGTTCGGTTGAGCCATGTTGCCCTTTCTGCCGCGGGCGGTGGTGTTCGACATGGACGGATTGTTGATCGAGAGCGAGAGGCTTTATCGCGATTCATTTCTGGCGGCCTCGGATGAAGGCGGCCATGGCATGGAGGTGGAGACCTATCAGAAGGTCTGCGGCAGCCCGTGGGATGTCATCACCGGCACCATCTTTGCCGATTATGGCGCGGATTTTCCCATCGACAATTTTCGAGACGCCTGGCTCCGGCATCTTGGCGTGATGATGGCTGATGGCGTGGCGTTGAAGCCTGGCGTCGTCGAAATCCTCGATCTGCTCGACCGGCTCAATATACGGCGCGCCATCGCCACCTCATCGCGGCACGATTCGGTGACGCGCCATCTTGGGCCCCACGATCTTCTCGGACGTTTCGACACCATTGTCGCGCGCGGCGACTATACGGAGCCGAAACCGGCGCCCATGCCCTATCTGACGGCGGCGCGACGACTGTCCCTCGATCCCGGGCGCTGTCTTGCCTTGGAGGATTCCTACTCGGGTGTACGCTCGGCGACATCGGCGGGCATGATGACCATCATGGTGCCTGACGTTGCACCGCCGACGGAGGAAATGCGGGAGAAATGCGTGGCCGTCGCCAGCGACCTTAACGCCGTGGCGGCCATGTTGGAAAAGCTGGAGCCTTCAGGGTTTTGACGGCGTAAAGCACCACTTACGCTTGATCGCTCCTTCAATATCGAGACCGTTATAATGGGCCAGTAACAGCACATGGCCGAGGAGATCGGCGGTTTCGTCGGCCAGATCCCGCTTCGTCTCCTCTTTGCTCCTACCCTTAACGCGCGCCCTTCCTGTCAGCCGGTTCCAGGCCTGCGTGACCTCGCCAACCTCTTCCTGGAGCTTCAGCATGTACCAGTCCGGATCGCGGAATATCCCGTTTTCAGCGGCATATTTTTGCGACGCCTCTTCAAACCGACGCATCATGTCAGCAAACATTTGTTCATCCTTTGTTCACTCGCTAAAACTCTAATCATGATTCTCTGACGGCGTCGACCCGTCAGGGCGTCATGCAGCCATGAACAGAAATTTCCGGGACATGCGCATGCAAGCGCGATAGAGAAAAGATATTCAAACAATCATGCCGTCACCCATGTCCCATCTCGACTTCCTGTCGTCATTCGTCGCCGCACACAGCCCGGTGCTGCTCGCCACGTTTGCCGGCGCAGCCTTTCTTGCCGGCCTTGCCCGCGGCTTTTCCGGCTTCGGCGCGGCGCTCATATTCATCCCGCTTGCGAGCGCCATCGTCGGGCCACGTGTGGCTTCGGCGGTTCTGCTGGTGGTGGACGCCGTGCTAACTGTGGGTATGATACCGCCCGCCTTCCGCATGGCGGACAGGCGAGACGTCTTCACCATGGCGACCGGCGCCCTTGTCGGCGTGCCCGTCGGCACGATGTTGCTCGCCAAGGGTGATCCCTTGACGCTGCGCTGGCTCATTTCAGGCGTCGTCGTGGTGCTGCTCGTGTTCCTGCTGTCCGGCTGGCGTTACAGCGGCCGGCCGAAGACGCCGCTCACCCTTCTCACCGGACTCGTGGCTGGCCTGTTTTCAGGCGCCGCGCAGCTGGGTGGCCCGCCCGTCGTCGCCTATTGGCTGGGCGGCGCGCTGAAGGGCGCTTTCGTGCGCGCCAATGTCATTCTTTATTTTGCGATATCGACGATATTTTCCCTGGCCAGCTATTTTTTGGGCGGCCTGTTCAGCTTCGATGTCTTCGTGTTTTTCCTGCTGGCGTTGCCCTTTTACGGTGCGGGCCTTTACGCAGGGTCGCGATTACATGGGTTTGCCGATGAGGCATCCTTCAGGCGCATCTGCTACGGGCTGATCGCCATGTCTGCCTGCATCGGCCTGCCCTTGTTCGATTCGCTGCTGAAATAGGCGGGCCACGACGACCCGCCGACTTGCCTTTACGGGTACATGCGGACCTTCGACCAGGCACCGTCAGGCGTCTCGCGGCGGAATTCGATACGGTCATGCAGGCGGAACTTGCGATCATGCCAGAATTCGATGCTCACGGGGCGAATGCGGAAACCGGACCAGTGGGATGGGCGCGGAATATCGCCGATCGCATATTTGGCGGTATATTCGGCCACCGCCTTTTCCAGCGCGAAACGACCCTCCAGCGGCCGCGACTGCTTGGAGGCCCAGGCGCCGATGCGGCTGCCGCGCGGGCGGGAGGCATAATAGGCATCCGCCTCCGCGTCGCTCACGATCTCCACCTCGCCCCGCAGGCGCACCTGTCGCCGCAGGCTCTTCCAGTGGAAACACATGGCCGCTTTTTTCTGGCCGAGGATCTCCCGTCCCTTCTGGCTTTCGAAATTCGTGTAGAACACGAAGCCGCGGTCATCGACGCCTTTTAGCAGCACCATGCGCACGTTCGGCAGGCCATTTTCGTCCACGGTGGCGAGTGCCACTGCGTTCGGATCATTGATTTCGGAAGCCGTCGCGTCCTTCAGCCACTCGGCAAAAAGGGTGAAAGGTTCATTTTCTTCCGTGAAGTCACTGGATGTTAACCCCGTTTCCGACATATTGACTAAAATGCTCCCGAGCTGATTTGGACCCCAGAGATGATCTCTGGTGAAAGATGGTGACCGTCATAGCAAAGTCGAACAGTCGAACAAAGAGCCTCCTTTCGTCGGTAGCGGAAGTTTCCGCCGTCGTGTCGATGCTTGTGGTGCTGAGCGGATGTGTCAGCCTCGATCTTTTCGGCGGCGACAAGGTCGACCGCTCGCTTTCCACGGCCTCCGTGCCCAACCAGCAGAATGGCAGCGCCCAGACCGACGACGTAACCATTCGCAATGCGGTCACATCGGCCGATCTCGCCAAGCTTGCAGATCAGCCGCTGCCCTGGGCGAACGCCGCCACCGGCAGCGCAGGCGTCGTCACCGCCATTCGCGAAGATAAATCAAGCGGTTTCGTCTGCCGTCAATTCAAGACCACGCGTCACTCCTTCGAGGGTGTGGCAGCCTATTCCGGGCAGGCCTGCCTGTCGGAAACCGGCGAATGGTTGATGACCCGCTTCGAGCAGAAATAATCTGTTTACCCTCCCGCAGGGAATAAAGCCGGCCCGCGCGCGGCCCGCATCCTCCGTAAAGGAGTGATTAGCAACTTATTGCAACAGTCGACGTTGATTAAACCGAGGGCGCGCAGGCGAATGAACGCAGGCACCCCTTATCGGAGAGGTTCGTTTCAGGATTGCGCCATGAAGGGCGGCAGCGCCTGAGCCAACGTAGCTGGTGCTTCGCATGCGCGATCCATATTCTATCCTCGGCGTAAAACGTGACGCCCGCCACGACGAGATCAAGGCCGCCTGGCGCACGAAGGCGAAAACCGTTCACCCGGACGCCAATCGCGACGATCCCGATGCGTCGGCGCGCTTTGCCGAGATCGGTCAGGCCTACGACCTTCTGAAAGACCCGAAAAAGCGCGATCTCTACGATCAGGCCCGCAAGGCAGCGGAAAAGAAAAAGGCCGGCGAAACCATCATGCAGCAGCGGGAAGCCGCGCGCGAGGCTGCCGAACGTGCCAAGGCCGCCGAAAAGCTGATGGAGGAACTGGCCCGCGCGGACGCCCGCAACCGGGCGCAGACCGGCCACAAAGCCGATAGCAAACCGGAAAGCGCCGAAGACATCGTCGAGCGCATCTTCGGCGCAGACGCCCAGAATGATCCCAAGGTGCAGCAGGCAGCGGAAGCCGCAAAGGCGGCCGCGAGCGCTGCGAAAGGCGATATGCCCGCAGCCACAGCCACTGGCGATGACAAGACTGCGCCCGCCTCGCTCGCTGCCAATCTTTTCAGCGCGCTGGTGCGGCGGTTCCGTGCGCCGCAGCCGGCTCCGGAAAAAGTGCCTGACATCACCGCAGAAGCCATCGTTACGGTTGCAGATCTGCTCGAGAAGAAGTGGATTACCGTTTCTCTTGCCGACGAGCGGGACGTCCGGTTCCAGCTCGAGCCCGGGATGACCGATGGCCATGTTGTGCGGCTGAAGGGACAGGGGCTGAAGCTCCCCAACATTGCGCGCGGCGATCTTGCAGTCACGTTGCTTGCCGCGCGCGACGATGTGTTTTCGCTGCGTGGCTTCGATATTCACACGACGCTTGCCATTTCGCTCAGCGATGCGGTTCTGGGGTGCGACGCGAAGGTCGTGACGCCGCTCGGCGAAGAAACCATCACCATTCCGGCCTGGTCAGGCTCGGACCGCGCCCTCCGGCTTGCTGGCAAGGGCCTTGCCGACGGCAAGGGTGGCTCGGGCGATCTCGTCATCGAATTGCGCATCGTCCTGCACGAGAAACCGGATGAAAAGGTAACCGACCTGATGCGCCACATGCGCGAAGGCCTTTATTTGTGAAAGTTTTGCGAATAGCCGGGACAACGCACCCTTTGTTACGCTCCCTAACAGTTGATGATCTTTGGCAATCTTGAACAGGATTGCAGCCTATGCCATAGGCAGGATCAATCGAAAGTATCAGGGAGCATAAAATGGCTCAGGCATCCGGCCTTATGGCTGGCAAACGCGGCCTCATCATGGGTGTCGCCAACAACCGCTCAATCGCTTGGGGCATTGCCAAGGCATGTGCGGACGCTGGCGCGGAACTCGCACTCACCTGGCAGGGCGATGCGCTCAAGAAGCGCGTCGAGCCGCTGGCACAGGAACTCGGCGCCTTCATGGCCGGCCATTGCGATGTGACCGATCTCGAGACGATTGATGCGGTTTTTGCCGCGCTGGAAAAGCATTGGGGCAAGATCGACTTCGTCGTGCACGCGATTGCTTTTTCCGACAAGGACGAGCTGACCGGCCGTTACCTCGATACCAGCCGCGACAACTTCAACCGCACCATGGACATCTCCGTCTTCTCGCTGGCCGCCGTTGCCAAGCGGGCGGAGCCCGTCATGAATGACGGTGGCTCGATCGTGACGCTCACCTATTACGGCGCCGAAAAGGTCATGCCGAACTACAACGTCATGGGCGTGGCCAAGGCTGCACTCGAGGCGAGCGTGCGTTACCTCGCGGTCGACCTCGGCAATCGCGGCATTCGCGTCAACGCCGTTTCCGCCGGCCCGATCAAGACGCTGGCCGCTTCCGGCATCGGCGATTTCCGTTACATTCTGAAGTGGAACGAATATAATGCGCCGCTGAAGCGTACAGTCTCCATCGAAGAAGTCGGCAAGTCGGCGCTTTATCTGCTGTCCGACCTTTCGACCGGCGTGACCGGCGAAATCCACCATGTCGATTCGGGTTATCACACGATCGGCATGAAGGCGGTGGACGCGCCTGATATTTCGGTGGTCAAGGACTGACCATTTCGGGAACGGCTTGAAACAGGGGTATCGCCTTGCTCGTCTATGTGATCCGGCACGGACAAACGGACTGGAATGCGATACGCCGGCTTCAGGGTCAGAAAGACATTCCGCTCAATGATTTCGGCCGCCAGCAGGCGGTCGGCAACGGCCTCATCCTTTCCCGCCTTCTCGGCGAGACGGCAAAAGACTTCGACTACGTGGCAAGCCCGCTCGGGCGCACGCGCGAGACAATGGAGTTGATGCGCGGCGCGATGGGCCTCGATCCCACGGGATACCGCACCGATGATCGCCTGATCGAGGTTTCCTTTGGCGACTGGGAGGGGCAGACCCTGCCCGAGCTCAAGAAGGAATTCCCGGACCGCGTAAAGGCGCGCAAGGCCAACAAGTGGGACTTCATCCCCCCTGGCCAGGATGCCGAAAGCTACGAAATCCTCTCCTGGCGCATCGGCGCATGGCTCTCCTCCGTGGACAGGCAGACAATCTGCGTCTGCCACGGCGGCGTCATCCGCTCGATCTTCCGGCTGGTATCCGGCATGGACAAGGACGAGGCATCGAGAACGCAAATTCCGCAGGACCGGATTTTGAAGGTCGAGATCGACAGGAATAGTGCGGAGTGGATTTTGTGAGAGATCACGGGGCATAACCCTCTGCATCGTCCTACTCGAGCAGCCCGTATATTTGGCGCAAAGGCCGCCGCTTATTTCTTCTCCCCGCCGGGGAGACGGTGGCCCGAAGGGTCGGATGAGGGGGCAACGATAGCTATAGTCCGCACCCTCGCACCCTCATCCCGCTGCCGCGACCTTCTCCCCGGCGGGGAGAAGAAACAAGAGGCATCCGCTCATTTCACAACGAAGGTTTTGGCGTGAGGGGCTGGTGCTTACTCAACAACCTGCAGATCGTCGACCACGCGCTTGCCATCCACTTCCGTGTAGAAAACCACGACCTTCACGCCCGCTTTCAGCCCTTCGAAATTGAATTCTTCCGGCACGCGGTAGGTCTTGCCGTCGCTCAGCGTAATGCTGAGGCCATTCGCATCGATCTTGCTGATCGTGCCTTCCACGTCCACGCTCTGGGCGAAGCTGTTGATCGGCATCAGGAGGTTGGCGGTGGCCAGAAGGGCGGCAATCATCATACGCATCGATCTAGCTTTCGTGGATTTGCGTGAAAACTTTACATGCATGAAGAATTGCCTTTCGAATGTGGCGGAAATTGCCCGCAACCATGACATTTTCAGCCCAATTGATGAACGGATTTCAAATCCTGTTCAAGCCGTTAGTGATTTCTACACCGCATTTTCCGGCAATGCTGGAAAACCATTGATTGCGGTGGAAAACAGCCGCGGCTTTACAAAATCGTCATTTCCGGAACCCGCAGACGAGCTCGAATCAAGCTGCATGTCTTCCCGTCAGGGCTGTCGCATCTCGCCTCTGGTGAAGTCGTGGCCCGCGCCGTGCCTTGTTATCCAGCGGGCTATGAAAGAAAGGCTTTTGTCTTGACCGGATTTTCCACTAAGACAAATCCGCTTGTTTCAAACGGCGCCGTCCACAGGTGCCCCGCTTTCCGGTTTGAGAATTATGTCGCATAACAGTTTCGGTCATCTTTTTCGCGTTACCACCTGGGGAGAAAGCCACGGGCCGGCGCTCGGCTGTGTGCTGGATGGATGCCCGCCCGGCCTCCGCTTCACCCTTTCCGAGGTGCAGCACTGGATGGACAAGCGCAAACCGGGGCAAAGCCGTTTCGTGACCCAGCGCCGCGAGGATGACATCGTCAAGGTGCTTTCCGGCGTGATGCTGGATGGGGACGGCGACACGATGATCACGACAGGCACGCCGATTTCGATGCTGATCGAAAATACCGACCAGCGCTCCAAGGATTATGGCGAGATCGCCAAGCGCTTCCGCCCCGGCCATGCGGATTTCACCTATGACCTGAAATACGGCATTCGCGATTATCGTGGCGGCGGCCGCTCGTCGGCGCGTGAAACGGCAGCGCGTGTCGCTGCGGGCGCAATTGCCCGCAAGGTGGTGCCCAGTCTCAATGTGCGCGGCGCGCTGGTGCAGATCGGCAAGCACAAAATCAACCGCGAAAACTGGGATTGGGATCAGGTCGACCAGAACCCGTTCTTCTGCCCGGACCCCGAAATGGTGCCGGTCTGGGAAGAATACCTCGACAGCATCCGCAAGGCCGGCTCCTCCATCGGCGCCGTGGTCGAAGTGGTCGCGGAAGGCGTTCCCGCCGGCATCGGCGCGCCAATCTATGCCAAGCTCGACCAGGATATCGCCTCCAACCTGATGTCGATTAACGCCGTCAAGGGCGTGGAGATCGGCGAGGGCTTTGCCTCTGCCGAGCTTTCCGGCGAAGAAAATGCCGACGAGATGCGCATGGGCAATGACGGCAAGCCGATCTTTCTGTCCAACCATGCGGGCGGCATCCTGGGCGGGATTGCGACCGGCGAACCTGTTATCGCCCGCTTCGCCATCAAGCCCACATCCTCTATCCTGACGGAGCGCCTGTCGATCGATACCGACGGCAATAATGTCGATGTTCGCACCAAGGGTCGCCACGACCCCTGCGTTGGCATCCGGGCCGTTCCGATCGGTGAAGCGATGATCGCCTGCACCGTTGCCGACCATTACCTGAGGGACCGCGGCCAGACCGGCCGACTGAAATAAAGGGGGGACCACCATGGCCTATGATCAGAAACGCGTCGTCGACGCCATCCGCGCTTTCGAAGCCGGCGAAATCGTCGTCGTGACCGATGATGACGACCGCGAGAACGAAGGCGACCTGATCATTTCAGCGGTTCACTGCACGCCCGAGAAAATGGCGCTGATCGTGCGTCACACGTCAGGCATCGTTTGCGCCCCCATGCCGCGCGAGGAGGCCAAGCGGCTGAACCTCAACGCCATGGTGGCGGAAAATGACAGCGCCCATACCACAGCCTTCACCGTCAGCGTCGATTTCAAGCATGGCACGACGACAGGCATTTCCGCCGATGACCGCACGCTGACCGTTCGCAATCTTGCGAACCCCAATGTCGGCGCTTCCGATTTCACCCGTCCCGGCCAT
This genomic interval from Agrobacterium tumefaciens contains the following:
- a CDS encoding DUF1344 domain-containing protein; protein product: MRMMIAALLATANLLMPINSFAQSVDVEGTISKIDANGLSITLSDGKTYRVPEEFNFEGLKAGVKVVVFYTEVDGKRVVDDLQVVE
- the aroC gene encoding chorismate synthase → MSHNSFGHLFRVTTWGESHGPALGCVLDGCPPGLRFTLSEVQHWMDKRKPGQSRFVTQRREDDIVKVLSGVMLDGDGDTMITTGTPISMLIENTDQRSKDYGEIAKRFRPGHADFTYDLKYGIRDYRGGGRSSARETAARVAAGAIARKVVPSLNVRGALVQIGKHKINRENWDWDQVDQNPFFCPDPEMVPVWEEYLDSIRKAGSSIGAVVEVVAEGVPAGIGAPIYAKLDQDIASNLMSINAVKGVEIGEGFASAELSGEENADEMRMGNDGKPIFLSNHAGGILGGIATGEPVIARFAIKPTSSILTERLSIDTDGNNVDVRTKGRHDPCVGIRAVPIGEAMIACTVADHYLRDRGQTGRLK